The genomic window GTCTGCGAGAAGGCGGAAGGCGTGACGGTCGAGTTCGAAAACGTCAGCGCGCCGGCCTTGCGCTGGCTGGCCAGGCGGCGTATCGTCCGCCCGGGGTGGAGGACCGTCTGGACCTGCCAGAACCGGCTCCGCGAGAAGACTTTCCTGACTCGTCACGGCATCCCGCACGCCCCGTGGCGTCCGGTCCGGACGGTGGACGAGCTGGAAGCCGCCGGCCGGGGGCTGGGGCTGCCCCTGATCCTCAAGACGGCGAGCTCCGGGTACGACGGCAAAGGCCAGGTCCTCGTGCACGAGGCCGGGGACCTCCCCACGGCCTGGGTGAGCCTGGGCCGCGTGCCGTGCGTGGCGGAGGGCTGGGTCGAGTTCGCCGCGGAGGTCTCCGTCGTCGTCGCCCGCGGCCGCGGCGGGGAGGCGGTGGCCTATCCCGTCGGCTTGAATCAGCACGAGCGGCACATCCTGGATACCACGGTCATGCCCGCCCCCGTCGGGCCGATCGTCACCCAGGAGGCCCGTAGCATGGCGCTGGCCGTCGCCCAGTCGCTCGGCACGGAGGGCGTGCTCTGCGTGGAGTTCTTCCTCAAGCAGGACGGCAGGCTCCTGGTGAATGAGATCGCCCCGCGGCCGCACAACTCGGGCCACCTGACCATCGAGGCATCCGTCACCAGCCAGTTCGAACAGCAGGTCCGGGCCCTCTGC from Aquisphaera giovannonii includes these protein-coding regions:
- a CDS encoding 5-(carboxyamino)imidazole ribonucleotide synthase; its protein translation is MTDSREKVLLPPADLAVIGSGQLGRMFVQAAQRMGYRAGVLSTTEDAPAAQVANWTVIGPPDRLAALRAVCEKAEGVTVEFENVSAPALRWLARRRIVRPGWRTVWTCQNRLREKTFLTRHGIPHAPWRPVRTVDELEAAGRGLGLPLILKTASSGYDGKGQVLVHEAGDLPTAWVSLGRVPCVAEGWVEFAAEVSVVVARGRGGEAVAYPVGLNQHERHILDTTVMPAPVGPIVTQEARSMALAVAQSLGTEGVLCVEFFLKQDGRLLVNEIAPRPHNSGHLTIEASVTSQFEQQVRALCGLPLGREDLATPAAMANLLGDIWIEAGGEPRWDAALRRDPGVKVHLYGKRRPATGRKMGHLTVIDPDPQNALARVRSARRALVHG